In Pseudemcibacter aquimaris, the sequence TTTCAAAAGAGCCAACACGGTCAGCCAGACCTTGGCTCACCGCATCACCGCCGATGAACACATCGCCGCTGCCGTAATATTCCTGGACATGGGCCGCAGTTGCGCCGCGATATTTGGCGACCGCGTCAACAAAGACACCTGCCATGGCATCAATGCGCTTTTGCAATCTGGCGCGCCCCTCATCGGAGCCGGGATCTAATCGCTTAAAGGGGCTCTGCGAAGACACCACTTCAACCGTGTCTGTATCCTTGCCGCCTTGATAAACGCCCACCACACCGATGGAGCCAAGGGCACTGGTCTTTGAAACCACAATTTCGTCTGCTGCTGCAGCAATCCAATAGGCACCAGAGGCCGCATCGCCGGATGCATAAGCAATGACGGGTTTTCTGCCGCGTGCCTCATAGATCATGTCGGCAAGCTCAGCGCAGCCATTTACCTCACCGCCCGGAGAGTCGATATTAAGGACAATTGCCTGAACCTCGGGGTTCTCCAGCGCTGCGGTAAAATCCTTGGCCAGCAGTTCATAAGAGGATGCGCCGCTTACCTGCGTAAACAGGTTGGCATAACGAAAAAGCGGCCCAACCAAAGGCAGGACCGCTATATTCTCTCTCATTTCCAGACGGTGCGTATTTTGGAGTTCCCGTCCCAGCTTGGCGGCCACCGCTTCCGGGGGCTCATTCTGCCTTGCGGCAATATCCAATATGGTCTCAAGGCCCGCTGGCGTTATTGCCCAAGGTTCACCGGCTGCCTTGTTCCAAGCCATCCTGTTCCATAGTTTCATCATCATTATCCTGTTTGTCCTCAGCTGCCATAGTCGGAGTGGAAAGACCAAGTTCGCGCATCTTCGCTTGTTCTCGTGCACGCTGCTCGAGCACTTCTTCCCAGTCCAACCCTTGGGAGGCACATTCCTCTTCCAGTGTGGAAAGACCGTTTTCCATGCGAATGCGGGAGGCTTCCGCTTCCTTGACCGGATCAATCCAGCCGCGACCGGGGCCAATCCATTTAGAGCGCGTCCATGCCGCCCGGTTTTGATAAAAGCCCGGAGCTTCCACCAAGCCCTTACTTATGGCTTCCTCCAGCCACAGCTCATAGACAGGCCGTGCCCAATAGGTTGCAAGCCACTGCCTGCGGCCCATGAAATAGCGCCATGCTTCCATGAGTGCGGCTCGCGCACTGGAATAATTGGTCTTGGAAAAGTCCTTCATCAGCAGTTCATACGGAATGTTCAATCCCGTTCCGACATGCCTCAGGACATTCTCCACAAACTGGCCGTATCCGCTATTAGGACGGCTTGGTGTAAAGGGCGAGACCTTATCCCCCGGAAAGACCGGAATGATGGCACCGCCCTGAAGTCGCACCTTCCACTCATTACGCGCTGCGATATAATCATCCACGCTGCCGCCGAACATTTCTCCGATGGCCTCGCCGTCCAGCGGGGTTTCAATAAAGGCAGCGATCATGGCGTTGACCACAGCGGCCTGCAGCTCACTACGCTCATAATGATCAAGCATTTTAAAGAGCGGCATGACACTTGTTAAAAGCGGTTTGCCTCGCTTTTGACCGCTGCGCTCAAAATCTGCGATATGCAACACCCGCCTGCGACCAAAGGCCGTCTGAATGGGTATGCGCTGCCAATCATCTTCAACACCGAGAGAGATCAGCACATCCCCAGGATGGTTCTTTCTGATCCAATAGGCTTTTGGCGCACCATATTGATCGATCTCAATACCGCCGCGCAGGCGCTTACCGTCCTGCTTCCCGTCCGGATTGCTCAAGCGGTCTGGTTCCACAAGCTGGATGACCGTTGAGAAGCTGCGACCTTTTAACCATAAGGGTAAAGCCAGTGCTTCCCCGTTTAACATGGAAGATCGAAACACCTGCGAGGTCATGCCTGCAAAGGTCAAGGATCTGGCGGCATCACAGTCGGTTGTCTCCGCCCAACTGCGCCACTGGGATTCAACCTGGCGGGACCATTCATCAGCCCACGCCTTATCCTTCCCAAGTGACTTATAGTCAGGCTGAGCGGCCAAACGGAGCCCAGTCCCCACCACATTATCTGTCAGTGTCTGGATTGCGCCAGAGGCAACGCCGTGATTGCGGACAAGGTCCCGCGATCTGGAGACCAAAGTCCCCAGCTCAGGAATTAGATCACTGTCAGCAGAT encodes:
- a CDS encoding S49 family peptidase yields the protein MMMKLWNRMAWNKAAGEPWAITPAGLETILDIAARQNEPPEAVAAKLGRELQNTHRLEMRENIAVLPLVGPLFRYANLFTQVSGASSYELLAKDFTAALENPEVQAIVLNIDSPGGEVNGCAELADMIYEARGRKPVIAYASGDAASGAYWIAAAADEIVVSKTSALGSIGVVGVYQGGKDTDTVEVVSSQSPFKRLDPGSDEGRARLQKRIDAMAGVFVDAVAKYRGATAAHVQEYYGSGDVFIGGDAVSQGLADRVGSFEKLLSELGGNGGGERMQASSSNSISPQEKNMDDIKSLREAYPDLTASLEQEAQGGGIKAERDRLKEILSHTEAADRSELAKHLAFETDMTVEAAVALLSKAPKEQQSHAEASGFQAAMDEIPNPTITPSREEDEEADEDVAKRLASY
- a CDS encoding phage portal protein, encoding MQPNKTSSQPDTAHRAASTTARELASWLPHAGSADSDLIPELGTLVSRSRDLVRNHGVASGAIQTLTDNVVGTGLRLAAQPDYKSLGKDKAWADEWSRQVESQWRSWAETTDCDAARSLTFAGMTSQVFRSSMLNGEALALPLWLKGRSFSTVIQLVEPDRLSNPDGKQDGKRLRGGIEIDQYGAPKAYWIRKNHPGDVLISLGVEDDWQRIPIQTAFGRRRVLHIADFERSGQKRGKPLLTSVMPLFKMLDHYERSELQAAVVNAMIAAFIETPLDGEAIGEMFGGSVDDYIAARNEWKVRLQGGAIIPVFPGDKVSPFTPSRPNSGYGQFVENVLRHVGTGLNIPYELLMKDFSKTNYSSARAALMEAWRYFMGRRQWLATYWARPVYELWLEEAISKGLVEAPGFYQNRAAWTRSKWIGPGRGWIDPVKEAEASRIRMENGLSTLEEECASQGLDWEEVLEQRAREQAKMRELGLSTPTMAAEDKQDNDDETMEQDGLEQGSR